TTGTCCTGTATCCAACGAAAACAATAACTGAGCCGAAGAATATGACGGCTGCCGAAGGATATTTAAGAGCGTATACCACAGGCGTTAAAACTATCCTGGTGGCTGTCCTCAGCCCATCATGCTTTGCAATATAGTCAGCAGCCGGTGGAGAGAGCCTGTAGTATGTCCTTACAAACAGTGAACCTAATTTATTTGTTAGTAGATATCTATCCCTGAACCTCTTAAGAACATTCACATCAGGATGCAGGTAACTGCCGTACGCGGCTGTAGCTATAAAGCATCCACCACCGCCGCCGCCTTCTCCGCCTGATGATATTACA
The sequence above is a segment of the Thermodesulfovibrionia bacterium genome. Coding sequences within it:
- a CDS encoding CFI-box-CTERM domain-containing protein, which produces TENPDPLNPIYYIDFTVQVNSGEVDCGTATYRYTDPDAVISSGGEGGGGGGCFIATAAYGSYLHPDVNVLKRFRDRYLLTNKLGSLFVRTYYRLSPPAADYIAKHDGLRTATRIVLTPVVYALKYPSAAVIFFGSVIVFVGYRTRKKL